The following proteins are co-located in the Hydractinia symbiolongicarpus strain clone_291-10 chromosome 7, HSymV2.1, whole genome shotgun sequence genome:
- the LOC130648514 gene encoding uncharacterized protein LOC130648514, with amino-acid sequence MPRPIHRPMRRRPTRPVPAPRPNRSIPMPRPIPAPIRQVPAQLEVDDEDDADDDIDEDDRSPVPVSRPTRPVPAPRPNRSILIPRPIPAPRPNRPIPMLRPIPAQDIELFEEQEMAKTRPIVKSKLIEWRDWLINHVPRAIKEKASKAFKTMKDKIMGFYKKGSRDEEVKEEEELKVENPYNPIEEAFVGSYKRFKVNSDGKKKNVKVLLKQIQPIIKRLMRDVLGQKKSLKTQATLWVKWVKEDTSEAGVTRVYVDKAFNSYMEILHAHGDISDVFDRMCNKIIEQIENPALPASGFTIERILHMHVDFHKLKLTRGSSYLPLPKNFSGKFSVINPKNEDEECFKWAVLAALNHGKINNNPERISILRKYEDKCNWDGITFPMALNKIDLFERRNPDIAVHVLTKDDIEGIYMCRKSKHLDRKETVVLFLLCDGDKRHYIAVKNLSGVLSKGNSKHEHKEHYCLNCLSGFPSEQKRYEHFEYCKDNDAAKVQLPKEGSTLTFTHGQYQLKAPFIMYADFEAFTKPEEIECGSSTEKVGKHIPTGFCCYSKYAHGEVLDPLKLYRGDDCVPRFVDHVVSEAKRLYNMFPQLGMQDLTDEELDGYENSTNCHICMREFGDDDIKVRDHCHFTGKFRGSAHMECNLRYKVPNYIPVVFHNLSGYDAHLFIKELAKKYGEGGMSVIAENKEKYISFSTDVKVDEYTDKNGETKDKKIKLRFIDSFRFMSRGLGSLADNLSDDQCKNLRKFFNDEQFNIMRRKGVYPYEYVDSFDRFNETRHPLKDDFYSKLNMDGISDADYAHAQKVWKDMKVENMGVYHDIYLKTDVLLLSDVFETFRETCLRNYKLDPAHFYTAPGLAWQACLKKTDVKLDLLSDMDMLLFVEMGIRGGLCQAVHRHAKANNPYMGDMYNTSEDTTYLQYLDANNLYGWAMIQKMPTGGFEWDDSGKFTPELISELAVENGEKGYMLEVDVRYLHDLHDAHNDLPFMPERKVINGVEKLTPCLSDKRSYVIHIRALAQALNHGLVLDKVHRVLRFDQSAWLKPYIDFNTQLRTESKNDFEKDFFKLLNNSVFGKTMENQRRQKDIRLATNQKNYEKMVMKPNFRGAIHFSETLMGIEMSKIKIKMNKPIYLGPTILHLSKMVMYEFHHDYMRPKYGDDVKLCYMDTDSFVYHIKTDVFYKDIPNDVSARFDTSGYDKEDGRPPTLGLNKKIIGLMKDELGGKVMTEFIALRAKTYAYKQLCGREGKRCKGVKKCVVRETIGFADYKRCLFEGENIYRTQMTFRSIKHDVHTIKTNKLALNADDDKRIILEDGITTLARGHYRHTYHYKLEGTTDEGGEGPGRHDRGGGFGQIL; translated from the exons ATGCCTAGACCAATACATAGACCGATGCGTAGACGACCCACCAGACCGGTACCGGCACCGAGACCAAATAGATCAATACCGATGCCTAGACCCATACCAGCACCGATTAGACAAGTACCGGCACAGCTTGAGGTTGATGATGAGGACGACGCGGACgatgacattgatgaagatgatagat CACCGGTACCCGTgtcgagacccaccagaccggTACCGGCACCGAGACCAAATAGATCAATACTGATACCTAGACCAATACCAGCACCGAGACCAAATAGACCCATACCGATGCTTAGACCCATACCGGCACAGGACATAGAGTTGTTTGAAGAGCAAGAAATGGCTAAAACTAGACCTATTGTAaaaagcaagttgattgaatggagagactggttaataaatcatgtacctagggccattaaggagaaagcgagcaaagctttcaaaaccatgaaggataagatcatgggtttttataaaaagggcagtagagatgaagaggtgaaagaggaggAAGAGTTGAAGGTGGAAAACCCCTATAACCCCATTGAGGAagcttttgtaggttcatacaaacgcTTCAAGGTAAACTCGGATGGTAAGAAGAAGAATGTCAAGGTTTTACTAAAACAGATTCAACCTATCATTAAGAGGCTAATGAGGGACGTGCTAGGTCAaaagaagtcgctgaagactcaggcgaccttgtgggtgaaaTGGGTAAAGGAGGACACCAGCGAGGCTGGTGTCACGCGCGTATATGTCGACaaagctttcaatagctatatggagatactaCATGCCCATGGcgacatttctgatgtttttgatcgtatgtgtaataagataattgagcagattgaaaaccctgctctacccgccagcggattcacaatcgaaaggatcctacatatgcatgtggactttcacaaactaaaattaaccagaggtagttcttacttacCGCTACCAAAGAATTTCAGTGGTAAGTTCTCCGTGATCAATCCTaaaaatgaagatgaagaatgcttcaaatgggcTGTTTTAGCTGCTCTCAATCATGGTAAGATCAATAATAaccctgaacgaatctcaatccTTAGGAAGTATGAAGACAAGTGCAATTGGGATGGTATAACTTTCCCTATGGCactaaacaagatagatttgtttgagagaaggaaccctgatatcgctgttcatgttttgacaaaggatgaCATAGAGggtatctacatgtgtcgcaagtcgaagcatctggatcgtaaggagacagttgttttgtttttactgtgtgatggggataagagacattatatcgctgttaagaacttgagtggtgtcctgagcaagggcaactcaaagcatgaacataaagagcattattgcttgaattgtctctctggttttccaagcgaacagaaaaggtatgagcactttgagtattgcaaggATAATGATGCTGCTAAGGTTCAACTCCCTAAagagggtagcaccttaaccttcacccacggtcagtaccagctcaaagccccattcatcatgtatgccgatttcgaagcttttacaaaacctgaagagatagagtgtggatcgtccaccgagaaagttggtaaacatatccccaccggattctgttgttatagtaaatatgctcatggtgaagttttggaccctctgaagctttaccgTGGTGATGACTGTGTTCCACGATTTGTtgatcatgtggtttccgaggcgaaaaggttatacaacatgtttccacaacttggtatgcaagatctaaccgatgaagaacttgatggatatgaaaattccaccaactgccacatctgtatgagagaatttggtgatgatgacatcaaggttagggatcactgtcattttaccggcaagtttcgtggatcggcacacatggaatgtaatctccgttacaaggtgcctaattatattccggttgtcttccataatctgagcggatatgatgcgcatctatttatcaaagagcttgcgaagaagtatggagaaggtggtatgagtgtaatcgctgaaaataaagagaaatatatctctttctcgaccgaTGTTAAGGTTGATGAATACACcgacaaaaatggtgagactaaggacaaaaagataaagctgagattcatcgattcatttagatttatgtcaagaggATTAGGTTCCTTAGCTGACAATCTATccgatgatcagtgtaaaaaccttagaaaattcttcaatgatgagcaattcaacataatgagaaggaagggtgtatacccatatgagtatgttgattcattcgataggtttaatgaaaccagGCATCCTTTgaaagatgacttttatagcaagttgaacatggatggtatcagcgatgccgattatgcgcatgcccagaaggtgtggaaggacatgaaagttgaaaatatgggcgtttatcatgatatctatctcaagacggatgttctgcttctgagtgatgtgtttgagacattcagagagacaTGTTTGAGAAACTATAAACTAGATCCAGCCCATTTTTACACGGCCCCCGGATTAGCTTGGCAGGCATGCCTGAAAAAGACAGATGTTAAGCTGGATTTGTTGTCTGATATGGATATGTTACTGTTTGTGGAGATGGGTATTAGGGGCGGTCTCTGTCAGGCCGTTCACAGACACGCGAAGGCAAATAATCCATATATGGGCGATATGTATAATACTTCAGAAGATACAACCTATCTACAgtatcttgatgctaacaatctgtatggatgggccatgatacagaagatgcccaccggggggtttgagtgggatgattccggtaaatttacacccgaactcatttcagagttggctgtggaaaacggtgaaaaggggtacatgcttgaggttgatgttagataTCTACATGATCTTCATGACGcacataacgatcttcctttcatgcctgagaggaaggttatcaatggtgtcgagaagctgacaccgtgtctttcagacaagaGGAGCTATGTgattcatatccgtgcgcttgctcaagctttgaatcacggtcttgttctggataaggttcatagggtactGAGGTTTGATCAGAGCGCATGGTTGAAACCTTACATCGACTTCAATACACAGCTGCGCACGGAGTCAAAGAATGACTTTGAAAAGGATTTCTTCAAGCTGTTGAACAATTCTGtctttggtaagacaatggagaatcagcgaagacagaaggatatacgtttggccaccaatcaaaagaattatgagaaaatggtgatgaagccaaacttcaggggtgcaatccatttctcggaaacactgatggggatagagatgtccaagatcaagatcaaaatgaacAAACCGATCTATCTCGGCCCCACAATCCTCCATCTAtccaagatggttatgtatgagttccaccatgattacatgagaccgaaatatggtgatgatgtgaagctttgctacatggatacggattcaTTCGTTTACCACATAAAAACAGACGTCTTCTACAAAGATATCCCGAATGATGTGTCTGCGAGATTTGACACATCTGGGTATGATAAGGAAGATGGTAGGCCCCCaacattaggtttgaataaaaagatcattgggctgatgaaggatgagttgggtggtaaggtgatgactgagttcatcgccctaagagctaagacctacgcatacaaacagctatgtggtagggagggTAAGAGATGTAAGGGGgtgaagaaatgtgtggtgagggagaccataggtttcgctgattataagagatgtctgtttgagggtgagaacatttacagaacccaaatgacatttcgatctattaagcatgatgttcacacaataaaaacaaataaactggcgctcaatgccgatgatgataaacgcataattttggaagatggtattaccacactggcaagaggacattatagacacacatatcACTATAAATTAGagggcacgacagatgagggtggggaggGGCCTGGAAGACACGACAGGggagggggttttggacagatattatag